The following coding sequences lie in one Danio rerio strain Tuebingen ecotype United States chromosome 3, GRCz12tu, whole genome shotgun sequence genomic window:
- the LOC553509 gene encoding uncharacterized protein: MEETHEKIIENTHSLKRKGKKCVTCTQCGTSLFNKNSLRNHMMIHTGEKPFTCSQCGKTFRHSSNFINHMRIHIGERPHQCDQCSKTFLTASYLKKHLRIHTEEKPYLCTVCGKTFRHEDNLRDHQKIHTGVKEHICLECEKTFLTAVKLKIHERTHTGEKPYKCSHCDMRFSLLESLKRHERIHTGEKPYKCSHCDMRFSILESLKRHQRTHTGEKPYVCSHCDKRFCILGNLKTHERTHTGEKPYMCSHCDKTFSISGSLKRHERTHTGEKPYRCSHCDERFRDLRNLKKHERIHAREKPCDLEGVRVAIV, from the coding sequence ATGGAGGAGACACATGAGAAAATCATAGAAAATACACACTCACTGAAGAGAAAAGGCAAAAAGTgtgtcacctgcactcagtgtggaacaAGTCTGTTTAACAAAAACAGTCTCAGaaatcacatgatgatccacactggagagaaaccattcacatgctccCAGTGTGGGAAGACTTTTAGACACTCATCAAACTTTATtaatcacatgaggatccacattGGAGAGAGACCACACCAATGTGatcaatgcagcaaaacatttttgacGGCTTCATACCTGAAGAAACACCTTCGAATTCATACAGAGGAGAAGCCTTATTTATGCACTGTGTGTGGAAAGACTTTCAGACATGAAGATAACTTAAGAGatcatcagaagatccacaccggTGTGAAAGAGCATATTTGCTTGGAGTGTGAGAAGACCTTTCTTACGgctgtgaaattgaaaatacatgagagaactcacactggagagaaaccttataagtgttcacactgtgacatgAGATTCAGTCTGTTAGAAAGCCTGAAAAGACAtgagagaattcacactggagagaaaccgtacaagtgttcacactgcgacatgaGATTCAGTATATTAGAAAGCCTGAAAAGACAtcagaggactcacactggagagaaaccttacgtatgttcacactgtgacaagagatTCTGTATATTAGGAAACCTTAAAACACATGAGAGAActcacactggggagaaaccctacatgtgttcacactgtgacaagacATTCAGTATATCAGGAAGCCTGAAAAGacatgagaggactcacactggagagaaaccttacaggTGTTCACACTGCGATGAGAGATTCAGAGATTTAAGGAATCTGAAAAAACATGAGAGGATTCATGCCAGAGAGAAGCCTTGTGACCTTGAAGGTGTAAGGGTCGCCATAGTCTAA